A window of the Virgibacillus pantothenticus genome harbors these coding sequences:
- a CDS encoding AbrB/MazE/SpoVT family DNA-binding domain-containing protein, translating to MKSTGIVRKVDELGRVVIPMELRRTLEIQEKDAMEIYVENDKIILKKYKPNMTCHLTGEVSDDNLSLANGKIVLSPEGAQQLLQEIESRLNK from the coding sequence TTGAAATCTACCGGAATTGTACGTAAAGTTGATGAACTTGGCCGTGTAGTTATCCCGATGGAGCTTCGGCGTACGTTGGAAATTCAAGAAAAAGACGCAATGGAAATCTACGTTGAAAATGACAAAATCATACTTAAAAAGTATAAGCCGAACATGACTTGTCATCTTACTGGTGAGGTATCCGATGATAATCTTTCACTAGCCAACGGCAAAATTGTCCTTAGCCCAGAAGGTGCACAACAACTCCTGCAAGAAATAGAATCGAGACTAAATAAATAA
- the rsmA gene encoding 16S rRNA (adenine(1518)-N(6)/adenine(1519)-N(6))-dimethyltransferase RsmA translates to MTNHKYIATPSRTKEILAKYHFSFKKSLGQNFLIDSNILSNIIRHAGITKETGVIEIGPGIGALTEQLAIHGQKVLAFEIDQRLIPVLEDTLASYNNVEIVHEDILQANVRNMIATHFHPGQSVHLVANLPYYITTPILMKLLRDKLPIDSFTVMIQKEVAERMAAKPNSKSYGSLTLAVQYYTEAEVVMHVPKRAFMPQPNVDSSILRLVRRTKAPVSVLDEDFFFALIQASFAQRRKTLRNNLSNYFNERLTKEEISLMLEQAGIDGGRRGESLAMEEFAILANLFYPECKTP, encoded by the coding sequence ATGACCAATCATAAATATATAGCAACGCCATCACGAACGAAAGAAATCTTAGCGAAATATCATTTTTCTTTTAAAAAAAGCCTAGGACAGAACTTCTTAATTGACAGTAATATCTTGAGTAACATTATTCGCCATGCAGGTATTACAAAAGAGACGGGAGTAATTGAAATAGGCCCTGGAATTGGTGCTTTAACAGAACAATTAGCCATCCATGGGCAAAAGGTGTTGGCGTTTGAAATAGACCAACGTCTAATCCCAGTATTAGAGGATACGCTCGCTTCTTATAACAATGTTGAAATTGTTCATGAGGATATTTTACAAGCTAATGTACGTAACATGATAGCTACGCATTTTCACCCTGGGCAATCTGTTCATCTTGTTGCAAACTTGCCTTATTATATAACTACTCCAATCTTAATGAAATTATTGCGTGATAAGTTACCGATCGACAGTTTCACAGTGATGATTCAAAAAGAAGTTGCTGAAAGAATGGCAGCAAAGCCTAATTCGAAAAGCTACGGTTCTTTAACGTTGGCTGTACAATATTATACGGAAGCAGAAGTGGTTATGCATGTACCAAAACGCGCTTTTATGCCGCAACCTAATGTAGACTCCAGCATTTTAAGGTTAGTTAGGCGTACAAAAGCACCTGTAAGCGTACTGGATGAAGATTTCTTTTTTGCACTTATTCAAGCAAGTTTTGCTCAACGTCGTAAAACATTGCGTAATAATTTATCAAATTATTTCAATGAGCGGTTAACGAAAGAAGAAATTAGTCTCATGCTAGAACAGGCTGGTATTGATGGAGGAAGACGTGGAGAATCTTTAGCAATGGAAGAATTTGCTATACTGGCAAACCTATTTTATCCCGAATGTAAAACGCCGTAA
- the rsmI gene encoding 16S rRNA (cytidine(1402)-2'-O)-methyltransferase: MNKQSSFEKERATVYVVPTPIGNLEDITYRALTTLRSVSLIAAEDTRNTKNLLRHFDIATPLISYHEHNKLTREEQILTKIKQGESIALVSDAGMPAISDPGHELIQAAIQHDIPVVVLPGANAALCALVGSGLSAKEFYFYGFLPRKKKEKEIELQRLASLQATLLFYESPYRVKETLQAIREVIGNRHVALARELTKRFESYLRGTVDEVIAYLDKSEIKGECCIVLEGTTKTEQSDYLWWSSLTIVEHVEHYLKSEALSSKEAIKRVAKERKLSKREVYQKYHVREGMTEE; this comes from the coding sequence ATGAACAAACAGAGCAGTTTTGAAAAAGAGCGTGCAACTGTCTATGTTGTACCGACACCTATTGGTAATTTAGAAGATATTACGTATCGTGCACTGACAACACTTCGTTCTGTATCTTTGATTGCTGCAGAAGATACGAGAAACACAAAAAATTTATTACGTCACTTTGATATAGCTACTCCGTTAATCAGTTATCATGAACATAATAAATTAACACGTGAAGAGCAAATATTAACGAAAATAAAGCAAGGGGAATCGATTGCACTGGTGAGCGATGCGGGTATGCCAGCAATTTCTGACCCTGGACATGAGCTTATCCAAGCAGCGATCCAGCATGATATTCCTGTCGTTGTTTTGCCGGGCGCTAATGCAGCTTTATGTGCTTTAGTTGGTTCCGGTTTATCTGCTAAAGAGTTTTATTTTTATGGTTTTTTGCCACGAAAGAAAAAAGAAAAGGAAATTGAATTACAGCGGTTGGCTTCATTACAGGCAACCCTGCTGTTTTACGAGTCACCTTATCGTGTGAAGGAAACATTGCAAGCGATAAGAGAGGTAATTGGGAATCGACATGTTGCGCTGGCAAGAGAACTGACTAAACGATTCGAATCCTATTTGCGCGGTACTGTTGATGAAGTAATCGCCTATCTAGATAAATCAGAAATTAAAGGGGAATGCTGTATTGTGTTGGAAGGCACAACGAAAACAGAACAGTCAGACTACTTGTGGTGGAGCAGCTTAACGATTGTAGAGCATGTAGAACACTATTTAAAGTCAGAAGCCTTATCCAGTAAGGAAGCAATAAAACGTGTTGCCAAAGAAAGGAAACTTTCAAAACGAGAAGTTTATCAAAAGTACCATGTTAGAGAAGGTATGACGGAGGAATAG
- the spoVG gene encoding septation regulator SpoVG — protein sequence MEVTDVRLRRVNTEGRMRAIASITLDQEFVVHDIRVIDGNNGLFVAMPSKRTPDGEFRDIAHPINSGTRAKIQDAVLEEYHRAGDEEVKYEEAGAS from the coding sequence ATGGAAGTAACTGACGTTAGGTTACGCCGCGTTAATACAGAAGGCAGAATGCGAGCGATCGCATCGATTACTTTGGATCAGGAATTTGTTGTCCATGATATCCGTGTAATTGACGGTAATAATGGACTGTTTGTTGCGATGCCATCCAAGCGAACGCCGGATGGGGAATTTAGAGATATTGCCCACCCAATTAATTCTGGGACCCGTGCAAAAATTCAGGACGCTGTATTAGAAGAGTATCACCGAGCAGGTGATGAAGAAGTAAAGTATGAAGAAGCTGGGGCTTCCTAA
- the rnmV gene encoding ribonuclease M5 codes for MKVKEVIVVEGKDDTAKVLQAVHADTIETNGSAINSCILKQIQHAKEKRGVIIFTDPDYPGQRIRHIVDQAIPGCKHAFLTRDQARDKRSTTKSLGIEHASIADIKQALAAVYELQPVRESEITKADLIHYGFIGGLEANKRREQLGELLQIGHTNGKQLLKRLTMFGIGKAELKRAVRQIGRERKAKNDQS; via the coding sequence GTGAAGGTTAAAGAAGTAATCGTTGTAGAAGGAAAAGATGATACAGCAAAAGTTCTCCAAGCTGTTCATGCAGATACAATTGAAACAAATGGCTCGGCCATTAATTCATGTATTTTAAAACAAATTCAGCATGCCAAAGAGAAGCGAGGTGTCATTATTTTCACAGATCCAGACTATCCTGGGCAACGGATTCGTCACATTGTGGATCAGGCCATACCAGGCTGTAAGCATGCTTTTTTAACACGTGATCAGGCGCGTGACAAGCGTTCTACTACGAAAAGTTTAGGAATTGAGCATGCCTCTATCGCTGATATTAAACAAGCGCTAGCCGCTGTATATGAGTTACAACCGGTACGGGAAAGTGAGATAACCAAAGCGGATTTAATTCATTATGGATTCATTGGTGGATTAGAAGCTAACAAGAGACGTGAGCAACTTGGTGAGTTATTACAAATTGGACACACTAATGGCAAGCAGTTGTTAAAACGATTAACGATGTTTGGCATTGGCAAAGCTGAGCTTAAAAGAGCAGTAAGACAAATTGGCCGAGAGAGGAAAGCGAAAAATGACCAATCATAA
- a CDS encoding G5 and 3D domain-containing protein produces the protein MRKFSKLMPASTMKLVLSFIGVLALVAFSGFILFDATKAEVVITNDGEEQTVKTHKSTVKEVLAEVGIRVGEHDHLSHNMNDSIKNGMEINYKQAKQVFVTINGKQTEYYTTTDTIDAFLKENNLSYHQRDDVSFTKGDVITDGLHLKINQAYEITVNDGENQKRIWTTGGTVAEVLEQSNVTFDKDSADKVEPALNKPVTKDTVISVVRVKTEKDHVTEEMAFETEEREDSNLPKGEERVLTEGKAGKVKKVYQIVKENGKEVSRDLIDEEVVEESKNRIVAIGTKEAQQDNDLVTLANKQPKSNNKPSTVSTTKEKQTSSRNTFTMSASAYTASCGGCSGFTTTGIDLNANPNMKVIAVDPSVIPLGSRVWVEGYGEAVAGDTGGHIVGNRIDVHVPSKKAAYSWGVKTVTVKVLN, from the coding sequence ATGCGAAAGTTTTCAAAGCTAATGCCGGCGTCGACAATGAAACTGGTTCTATCTTTTATTGGTGTTTTAGCACTTGTTGCATTTTCCGGATTCATTTTATTTGATGCTACAAAGGCAGAAGTAGTCATAACAAACGATGGCGAAGAGCAAACGGTAAAAACACACAAAAGCACCGTAAAAGAAGTACTGGCAGAAGTAGGTATTCGTGTCGGAGAGCATGATCACTTATCCCACAACATGAATGATTCCATTAAAAACGGAATGGAAATCAACTACAAACAAGCAAAGCAAGTGTTCGTGACAATCAATGGAAAACAAACGGAATATTACACTACTACAGATACTATAGATGCATTTTTGAAGGAAAATAACTTGTCGTACCATCAACGTGATGATGTTTCTTTCACTAAAGGGGATGTAATTACAGATGGATTGCATTTGAAAATCAACCAAGCGTATGAGATTACGGTTAACGATGGTGAAAATCAGAAGCGTATTTGGACGACTGGAGGCACTGTTGCAGAAGTACTGGAACAATCAAACGTAACATTTGATAAAGACAGCGCTGACAAAGTGGAGCCTGCTTTAAACAAGCCAGTGACAAAGGATACAGTCATTTCCGTTGTCCGTGTTAAAACGGAAAAAGATCATGTAACGGAAGAAATGGCGTTTGAGACAGAAGAGAGAGAAGATAGTAATTTGCCAAAAGGTGAGGAACGTGTTCTTACTGAAGGAAAAGCTGGCAAGGTGAAGAAGGTTTACCAGATCGTAAAAGAGAATGGAAAAGAAGTAAGCAGAGACCTAATTGATGAAGAGGTTGTTGAGGAAAGTAAAAATCGGATTGTTGCAATAGGAACAAAAGAAGCGCAACAGGACAACGATCTAGTAACATTAGCAAATAAACAACCGAAATCAAATAATAAGCCTAGCACTGTATCAACAACTAAGGAGAAGCAAACAAGCTCAAGGAACACCTTTACGATGTCCGCGAGTGCTTACACGGCTAGCTGTGGAGGTTGTTCAGGATTTACCACAACAGGGATTGATTTAAATGCTAATCCAAATATGAAAGTAATTGCTGTTGACCCTAGTGTTATCCCTTTAGGATCAAGAGTTTGGGTAGAAGGATATGGTGAAGCCGTTGCTGGCGACACAGGTGGCCATATTGTTGGAAATCGGATTGATGTCCATGTCCCATCCAAAAAAGCTGCATATAGTTGGGGTGTAAAAACAGTAACTGTGAAAGTTCTTAATTAG
- the yabG gene encoding sporulation peptidase YabG, which yields MSYTRGDLVTRYSYQHDILFRISSVKKEQVDLVGEDIRLKADAPTADLRLVEERELQKRRRLGKEKEESSYRLFRQDYQLLKEKRQYQATDGFLHEVSYFQLPAKVLHIDGDPMYLKKCIDLYQRIGLQVHGVHLYERDMPVQITELIAKIQPDIIVITGHDAFSKNKGEKQDLRAYRNSKYFIEAVREARRMNPNLDQLVIFAGACQSHFELLIRAGANFASSPLRVNIHALDPVYIAAKVAYTPFMEKVSVWDAIRNTLTGNKGMGGVETRGLLRTGLPYMGEEGKSNE from the coding sequence ATGAGTTACACAAGAGGCGATTTAGTCACACGATACTCTTATCAACATGATATATTATTTCGGATTTCTTCTGTGAAAAAAGAACAGGTAGATTTAGTAGGTGAGGATATTCGCCTCAAAGCGGATGCTCCAACAGCTGACTTGCGATTGGTTGAAGAAAGGGAATTACAAAAGCGGAGACGGCTAGGAAAAGAAAAAGAAGAGTCTTCCTATCGTTTATTTCGCCAAGATTATCAATTGTTGAAGGAAAAACGGCAGTATCAGGCTACGGATGGATTCTTGCATGAGGTGTCTTATTTTCAGTTGCCTGCTAAGGTTTTGCATATAGATGGTGATCCTATGTATTTGAAAAAATGTATCGATCTATATCAGCGCATTGGGCTGCAAGTGCACGGTGTACACTTATATGAACGCGATATGCCTGTACAAATTACAGAATTAATAGCAAAGATTCAGCCGGATATTATCGTTATAACAGGGCATGATGCTTTTTCAAAAAACAAAGGGGAAAAGCAGGATCTTCGTGCATATCGTAACTCGAAATACTTTATTGAAGCGGTACGAGAAGCGCGAAGAATGAATCCGAATTTGGATCAGCTCGTGATTTTTGCAGGTGCATGCCAATCTCATTTTGAACTGCTGATTCGTGCGGGTGCTAATTTTGCCAGTTCTCCTTTACGTGTTAATATTCATGCGTTAGACCCAGTATATATTGCCGCAAAAGTTGCGTACACACCTTTTATGGAAAAAGTGAGCGTCTGGGATGCTATTCGAAATACTTTGACAGGAAACAAAGGAATGGGTGGTGTTGAAACGAGAGGTCTTTTGCGTACAGGTCTACCGTATATGGGAGAGGAAGGAAAAAGCAACGAATGA
- the metG gene encoding methionine--tRNA ligase, with the protein MVNNEKTFYITTPIYYPSGNLHIGHAYSTVAGDAMARYKRLRGFDVMYLTGTDEHGQKIQKKATENGVSPQEYVDHIVDGIQKLWKKLKISNDDFIRTTEERHKKMVAQIFDQLVRQGDIYLDEYEGWYCTSCESFFTERQLDEGRCPDCGGPVEKVKEESYFFKMSKYVDRLVQFYEDNPTFIQPESRKNEMLNNFIKPGLEDLAVSRTTFDWGIKVPGDPKHVIYVWIDALTNYITALGYGTDDDEKYQKYWPADVHLMSKEIVRFHTIYWPIMLMALDLPLPKKVFAHGWILMKDGKMSKSKGNVIDPVKLIDRYGLDALRYYLLREVPFGSDGVFTPEGFVERTNYDLANDLGNLLNRTVAMINKYFAGEMPAYQAAETDIDGALEAFGKQTIEKVEDAMEEMQFSVALGAIWQLISRTNKYIDETEPWILARDETKKVRLGNVMAHLAEYLRKAAVLLQPFLTEAPAEIFRQLGIEDAKLKEWDSLYEEGNMKAGGSIVNKGQPIFPRLQVEEEIQAIKAMMNPPKEKKTKVEEKPIKEEIVFDDFMKVDMRVAEVLKAEPVKKADKLLKLQLDLGTEKRQVVSGIALYYQPDDLVGKKVICVTNLKPVKLRGEKSEGMILCGEDATGKLVLATVEAELPNGSVVK; encoded by the coding sequence ATGGTAAATAATGAAAAAACATTTTATATAACGACACCGATTTATTACCCTAGTGGAAATTTGCATATTGGACATGCGTATTCGACAGTTGCTGGAGATGCGATGGCTCGATATAAACGGTTGCGTGGCTTCGATGTTATGTATTTAACTGGAACTGATGAGCATGGACAAAAGATTCAAAAAAAGGCGACAGAAAATGGGGTCTCTCCACAGGAATATGTCGACCATATCGTCGATGGTATTCAAAAGTTATGGAAAAAGCTAAAAATATCGAATGATGATTTTATCCGTACGACGGAAGAACGGCATAAAAAAATGGTTGCGCAAATCTTTGATCAGCTTGTTAGGCAGGGCGATATTTACTTAGATGAATACGAGGGCTGGTATTGTACATCCTGCGAATCATTCTTTACAGAACGCCAATTAGATGAAGGGCGCTGTCCGGATTGTGGCGGACCGGTTGAGAAGGTAAAAGAAGAGTCCTATTTCTTTAAAATGAGCAAATATGTCGACCGACTTGTTCAGTTTTATGAAGACAACCCTACATTTATTCAGCCTGAAAGTCGCAAAAATGAAATGTTGAATAATTTCATTAAACCTGGGCTAGAGGACTTAGCTGTTTCGCGGACAACGTTTGATTGGGGAATTAAGGTTCCTGGTGATCCGAAACATGTCATTTATGTATGGATCGACGCATTGACCAATTATATAACTGCGTTAGGATACGGGACTGATGATGACGAGAAGTATCAAAAATATTGGCCGGCAGATGTTCATTTAATGAGCAAAGAAATTGTGCGGTTCCATACCATTTATTGGCCAATTATGTTAATGGCGCTTGATCTTCCATTGCCGAAAAAGGTGTTTGCTCATGGGTGGATTTTAATGAAGGATGGAAAAATGTCAAAATCAAAAGGAAATGTCATTGATCCTGTGAAGTTAATTGATCGTTATGGTTTGGATGCTCTTCGTTATTATTTACTTCGAGAAGTACCGTTTGGCTCGGACGGGGTATTTACACCTGAAGGCTTCGTGGAACGAACGAATTATGACTTGGCTAATGATTTAGGTAATTTATTGAACCGTACTGTAGCCATGATTAATAAATATTTTGCAGGGGAGATGCCAGCATATCAAGCTGCTGAAACAGATATTGATGGTGCATTAGAAGCATTTGGTAAACAGACCATAGAAAAAGTAGAAGATGCGATGGAGGAAATGCAGTTTTCTGTAGCTTTAGGGGCTATATGGCAACTCATTAGTCGTACGAATAAATATATTGATGAGACAGAACCATGGATTTTAGCCAGAGATGAAACGAAAAAGGTCCGGCTGGGTAACGTGATGGCTCATCTGGCCGAATATTTACGGAAAGCAGCTGTCTTGCTTCAGCCATTTTTAACAGAAGCTCCAGCAGAAATTTTCCGACAGCTGGGTATAGAAGATGCCAAGTTAAAAGAGTGGGATAGCCTTTATGAAGAAGGTAATATGAAAGCTGGAGGGTCAATTGTAAATAAAGGGCAACCGATTTTTCCACGCTTACAGGTGGAAGAAGAGATTCAAGCTATTAAAGCAATGATGAATCCGCCTAAAGAAAAGAAAACAAAGGTAGAAGAGAAGCCAATAAAAGAAGAAATTGTGTTCGATGATTTCATGAAAGTAGATATGCGTGTTGCAGAAGTATTGAAGGCAGAGCCTGTTAAAAAGGCAGACAAATTATTGAAGCTACAGCTAGATTTAGGAACAGAAAAGCGCCAAGTAGTATCAGGCATTGCTCTATATTACCAACCCGATGATTTAGTTGGGAAAAAAGTAATTTGTGTAACGAACTTAAAACCAGTGAAATTACGTGGAGAAAAATCAGAAGGCATGATTCTTTGTGGAGAGGATGCAACAGGGAAGCTAGTGTTAGCTACTGTAGAAGCCGAACTACCGAATGGTTCAGTTGTAAAATAA
- a CDS encoding small, acid-soluble spore protein, alpha/beta type, with the protein MARRRGMMSDQLKEEIAKELGFYDTVQREGWGGIRSRDAGNMVKRAIERAEASMEQDKS; encoded by the coding sequence GTGGCTAGAAGGCGTGGAATGATGTCAGATCAATTAAAAGAAGAAATTGCGAAAGAGTTGGGGTTTTACGACACGGTGCAAAGGGAAGGATGGGGCGGCATTAGATCTCGTGATGCTGGAAACATGGTGAAACGTGCCATTGAAAGAGCGGAAGCTAGTATGGAACAAGACAAATCCTAA
- a CDS encoding GIY-YIG nuclease family protein — protein sequence MENKHTVYILRCKDRTLYTGYTNNLGRRLKMHHEGKGAKYTRGRGPFQVVYVEHFETKEQAMKKEYAIKQLTREEKWQFIRDRLKEVVTNEQTEQF from the coding sequence ATGGAAAATAAACATACTGTCTATATATTAAGGTGTAAAGATCGTACACTTTATACGGGGTATACGAATAACTTGGGACGCAGACTTAAAATGCATCATGAAGGAAAAGGAGCAAAGTATACGAGAGGTCGAGGTCCATTTCAGGTGGTTTACGTAGAACATTTTGAGACGAAAGAACAAGCAATGAAAAAAGAATATGCAATTAAACAGTTAACAAGAGAAGAAAAATGGCAATTTATTCGGGATAGACTGAAAGAAGTGGTGACAAATGAACAAACAGAGCAGTTTTGA
- the purR gene encoding pur operon repressor produces MKRSNRLVALTNFFLENPRTHTQFPYFVSQLDTTKASVSEDMDIIDAVFRSEGIGYLQRTTGAGGGVKYIPARVHEKNKLFVEELRRKLEDPARILPGGYLYMSDLLGDPKTVREIGRVFASAFSEMDIDVVVTVATKGIPLAYAVASFLNVPVVIVRRDPKVTEGSSVSINYVSGSSRKIQTMVLPKRSLSEGAKVCIIDDFMKAGGTITGMINLLEEFHATVQAIGVLAEADDEEEERVIDDYTSLIKISNVDMKKKYIDVHVGNLMQ; encoded by the coding sequence ATGAAAAGAAGTAACCGTTTAGTTGCTTTAACCAATTTTTTTCTTGAAAATCCCCGAACACACACACAATTTCCGTATTTTGTGTCGCAACTAGATACAACGAAAGCTTCTGTAAGTGAAGATATGGATATAATTGATGCAGTATTTCGAAGTGAAGGGATTGGCTATTTGCAACGGACGACAGGTGCAGGAGGAGGAGTGAAATATATCCCTGCACGGGTACATGAGAAAAATAAGCTGTTTGTTGAAGAATTACGACGAAAGCTTGAAGATCCAGCTCGTATCCTGCCTGGTGGGTATTTATATATGAGTGATCTGTTAGGAGATCCAAAGACCGTACGAGAAATTGGGCGTGTTTTTGCGTCGGCATTCTCTGAAATGGATATCGATGTGGTTGTAACTGTTGCTACGAAGGGCATTCCACTTGCATACGCAGTTGCCTCATTTCTCAATGTTCCCGTTGTCATTGTTCGCAGAGATCCAAAGGTAACGGAGGGCTCCTCCGTAAGTATTAATTATGTATCCGGATCGTCTAGGAAGATTCAGACAATGGTATTACCTAAACGCAGTTTATCAGAAGGGGCAAAGGTCTGTATCATCGATGATTTTATGAAAGCTGGTGGAACCATAACAGGGATGATTAATTTACTGGAAGAGTTTCATGCAACGGTACAAGCAATAGGGGTATTAGCTGAAGCAGATGACGAAGAAGAAGAGCGTGTTATTGATGATTATACATCCTTGATAAAAATATCAAATGTAGATATGAAAAAGAAGTATATTGATGTACATGTCGGCAATTTGATGCAATAG
- the ispE gene encoding 4-(cytidine 5'-diphospho)-2-C-methyl-D-erythritol kinase — MVIFEKAPAKINLSLDVLSKRCDGYHNVEMIMTTIDLADRIRLFELPEDRIEISLESRFVPSDKRNLAYQAALVLKQIYGIRKGVHISIEKNIPVSAGLAGGSADAAAVLKGLNRLWELKISQAELAQLGALLGTDVPFCIYGRTGLAKGRGEIVEALPSPPPCWVVLAKPDIGVSSRTIFQRIVVEDLVHPETRRVMNALEEGSFEKLCLSLGNALEPLTMGQHPEVQQIKNVLQQAGASGVLMSGSGPTVYGLVEHESKAKRIYNGMRGFCEEVYYVRLLG, encoded by the coding sequence ATGGTAATTTTTGAAAAAGCACCTGCAAAAATAAATTTATCACTGGATGTCTTAAGTAAAAGATGTGACGGATACCATAACGTCGAAATGATTATGACAACGATTGATTTAGCTGATCGGATTCGTTTATTTGAATTGCCTGAGGATCGAATTGAAATATCTTTGGAAAGCAGATTTGTCCCAAGTGATAAACGTAATTTAGCATATCAAGCTGCATTGGTATTAAAACAAATATATGGTATTCGCAAAGGTGTGCATATTTCGATTGAAAAAAACATCCCTGTTTCTGCGGGACTTGCCGGTGGCAGCGCGGATGCCGCGGCAGTATTGAAGGGTTTAAATCGCCTCTGGGAACTAAAGATTTCTCAAGCTGAATTAGCGCAACTAGGTGCGTTATTAGGTACAGACGTGCCATTTTGTATATACGGTAGAACAGGACTAGCTAAAGGTAGAGGAGAAATCGTAGAAGCACTTCCTTCACCACCTCCTTGTTGGGTTGTTTTAGCCAAGCCAGATATTGGTGTATCTTCAAGGACCATTTTCCAGCGAATTGTAGTTGAAGATCTTGTTCATCCGGAAACAAGACGAGTTATGAATGCATTAGAAGAAGGAAGCTTTGAGAAGCTGTGTCTTAGTCTAGGAAATGCGCTGGAGCCGTTAACGATGGGGCAACATCCAGAAGTGCAACAGATTAAAAATGTATTGCAGCAAGCAGGGGCCTCTGGTGTACTTATGAGCGGGAGCGGACCAACCGTGTATGGTCTTGTTGAACATGAAAGCAAAGCTAAAAGAATATATAATGGGATGAGAGGTTTTTGTGAAGAAGTTTATTATGTGCGATTATTAGGATGA
- a CDS encoding TatD family hydrolase — protein MLFDTHVHLNARDFFEDREETIKRAFDAGVTRMLVVGFDRETIPLAIEIAEQYETIYAAVGWHPVDAVDMTEQELEWIEELSSHPKVVALGEMGLDYHWDKSPKEVQKEVFRKQIQLAKKVQLPIIIHNREATEDIISILKEEKAESIGGIMHCYNDSVDYVQDCLDMNFYISLGGPVTFKNATLPKEVAVQVPLERLLIETDAPFLAPHPYRGKRNEPAYVKLVAEKIAALRGTSLEEIGEITTKNALSLFRL, from the coding sequence TTGTTATTTGACACACATGTGCATTTGAACGCAAGAGATTTTTTTGAGGATCGTGAAGAAACAATAAAACGGGCTTTTGATGCAGGTGTCACACGTATGTTAGTCGTTGGTTTTGATCGTGAAACCATTCCGTTAGCGATCGAAATTGCAGAACAGTATGAGACGATTTATGCTGCGGTTGGCTGGCATCCAGTGGATGCGGTAGATATGACAGAACAAGAGTTAGAGTGGATAGAAGAGCTTTCCTCTCATCCTAAAGTAGTAGCACTTGGTGAAATGGGCTTGGATTATCATTGGGACAAGTCGCCGAAAGAGGTGCAAAAGGAAGTATTTCGCAAGCAGATACAATTAGCAAAAAAAGTACAGCTGCCAATTATTATTCATAATCGCGAGGCAACAGAAGATATCATTTCGATTTTAAAGGAAGAAAAGGCGGAGTCGATAGGTGGAATTATGCACTGCTACAATGATTCGGTAGACTATGTACAGGATTGCCTGGATATGAATTTTTATATCTCACTTGGGGGACCAGTTACCTTTAAAAATGCGACCTTACCAAAGGAAGTTGCTGTCCAAGTTCCATTAGAGCGATTGTTAATTGAGACCGATGCACCATTTCTAGCCCCACACCCCTATCGGGGTAAAAGAAATGAACCAGCTTATGTCAAATTAGTTGCAGAAAAAATTGCTGCACTAAGAGGGACTAGTCTGGAAGAAATTGGTGAAATTACGACAAAAAACGCCCTTTCTCTCTTTCGGTTATAA
- the veg gene encoding biofilm formation stimulator Veg, with product MAKTLIEIKQGLEGHVGKRLKLKANGGRRKTIERSGILAETYPSVFIVELDQEENAFERVSYSYADVLTETVELRFTDDRSIASVLEQ from the coding sequence GTGGCGAAAACATTAATCGAAATTAAGCAAGGTCTTGAAGGTCATGTTGGAAAACGGTTAAAGCTTAAAGCGAATGGTGGTAGAAGGAAAACCATTGAGCGATCTGGCATCCTTGCAGAAACATACCCTTCTGTATTTATTGTAGAGCTTGACCAAGAAGAAAATGCATTCGAACGTGTTTCATACAGCTATGCAGACGTTTTGACAGAAACAGTGGAGCTTCGCTTTACAGATGACAGAAGCATCGCTTCAGTGCTTGAGCAGTAA